A part of Amycolatopsis lurida genomic DNA contains:
- a CDS encoding thioesterase II family protein → MSAWATWLRCRVPRPAAEARVVLLPHAGGAASFYADWAAAMSPTLEAVTVQYPGREDRLADPFAMGMAALAEDIASALSEQDSRPIVLFGHSLGALVAYEVARTLESRYCTTPVRLVVSGRRAPSDPPGGAVHLMSDDAIVKELIELGGTSGDLLADPDTRSVFLPAIREDFRLAETYRHVAGVEPNCPISSVIGSEDTEVNAAQAKRWVEHSRGPFDLNILPGGHFYLLEQAEAVLDILARPVPMKKGEQ, encoded by the coding sequence GTGAGCGCCTGGGCCACTTGGTTGCGCTGTCGCGTGCCTCGGCCGGCAGCTGAGGCACGCGTGGTGTTGTTGCCGCATGCAGGGGGTGCGGCCAGTTTCTATGCGGACTGGGCGGCCGCCATGTCGCCTACCTTGGAAGCAGTGACGGTGCAATATCCAGGCAGGGAGGATCGATTGGCCGACCCGTTCGCGATGGGAATGGCGGCCCTTGCCGAAGACATCGCCTCTGCGCTGTCCGAACAGGACAGTCGACCGATCGTCCTGTTCGGACATAGCCTCGGCGCGCTTGTCGCCTATGAGGTGGCCAGAACCCTGGAATCTCGGTACTGCACGACACCGGTGCGGTTAGTGGTTTCCGGACGCCGAGCGCCATCGGATCCGCCGGGCGGGGCGGTGCACTTGATGTCGGATGACGCCATCGTCAAAGAACTGATCGAACTCGGAGGAACAAGCGGGGATCTCCTGGCTGACCCGGACACCCGGTCGGTCTTCTTGCCCGCGATTCGTGAGGATTTCCGGCTGGCCGAAACCTACCGGCACGTGGCCGGCGTGGAGCCCAACTGTCCCATCAGTTCAGTGATCGGAAGTGAGGATACCGAAGTGAACGCCGCGCAGGCGAAGCGCTGGGTCGAGCATTCCAGAGGGCCGTTCGACCTGAACATCCTGCCCGGTGGGCATTTCTATCTTTTGGAGCAGGCTGAGGCTGTGCTGGACATCCTCGCCCGCCCCGTTCCCATGAAGAAGGGCGAGCAGTGA